The proteins below come from a single Candidatus Poribacteria bacterium genomic window:
- a CDS encoding transposase, whose protein sequence is MKKTFEYRAYPTAKQRHIFTVWLALLRAIYNQALAWRIHTYQSTGLTVKRTTQANALPYLKKESKSFVGLHSDVLQDAIRRLDKAYQAFFRRVKAGEAPGFPRFKGEGRYRSMTFSHLSKKLIRNVRGKFAKVVVPKIGHLKIRYHRPLPDGQIKNLTISKKASGWYATIPVEVSDPVEVPVNTTLGVDVGLNAFVVDSDGERVENPRHYRQSEKKLAKHQRVLSRRKKGSKRRAKQREVVSRCHQRIANQRKDFQFKTAHRLFEKCDAVAVENLSIDNMKKNHYLAKSISDAGWGNFRLKLQSKAATAGKRLKKVKPHYTSQRCSGCDSIVSKSLSDRVHDCPHCGLVLDRDHNAAINIKKAAVALRGGGVDSITPETPFSVRRFLTDRDRSAKPSKPLTC, encoded by the coding sequence ATGAAAAAGACATTTGAATACAGAGCCTATCCGACAGCCAAACAACGGCATATCTTCACCGTTTGGTTGGCACTGCTGCGCGCTATCTACAATCAAGCACTTGCATGGCGCATCCACACATACCAATCAACAGGTCTAACAGTCAAAAGGACAACACAAGCCAACGCTTTGCCGTATTTGAAAAAGGAATCTAAATCGTTTGTCGGTCTCCATAGCGATGTGCTCCAAGATGCTATACGCCGTTTGGACAAAGCCTACCAAGCCTTTTTCCGGCGTGTCAAGGCCGGTGAAGCCCCCGGCTTCCCACGCTTCAAAGGCGAAGGACGGTATCGGTCAATGACCTTTAGTCACCTGTCTAAAAAGCTAATCCGAAACGTGCGTGGCAAGTTTGCCAAAGTCGTTGTCCCCAAAATCGGACACCTCAAGATTCGCTATCACCGTCCCTTGCCTGACGGGCAGATTAAGAACCTTACCATCTCCAAGAAGGCGTCCGGCTGGTATGCTACAATCCCCGTTGAGGTGTCAGACCCTGTGGAAGTACCCGTTAATACCACGCTCGGCGTGGATGTAGGCCTGAACGCGTTTGTCGTTGATTCGGACGGTGAACGGGTAGAAAATCCTCGCCACTATCGTCAATCTGAAAAGAAGCTTGCTAAACATCAGCGCGTACTTTCGCGACGCAAGAAAGGGAGTAAACGCCGTGCGAAACAACGTGAAGTCGTATCCCGGTGTCATCAGCGCATAGCGAACCAACGAAAAGACTTTCAGTTTAAGACCGCGCACCGTCTCTTTGAAAAGTGCGATGCAGTCGCGGTAGAGAACTTGTCGATTGACAACATGAAAAAGAATCACTACCTCGCCAAGAGCATTTCGGATGCAGGGTGGGGCAACTTTCGTCTGAAGCTGCAGAGCAAAGCTGCAACCGCTGGCAAACGGCTGAAGAAAGTGAAGCCTCACTACACTTCGCAGAGATGTTCGGGTTGTGATTCCATTGTTTCTAAATCGTTGTCGGACCGTGTCCATGATTGCCCTCACTGTGGACTGGTATTAGACCGTGACCATAATGCTGCAATAAACATTAAAAAGGCTGCTGTAGCCTTGCGTGGAGGTGGGGTGGATTCAATCACCCCCGAAACACCCTTCTCGGTTAGGAGATTTCTAACAGACAGGGACAGAAGCGCGAAACCAAGTAAGCCCCTTACCTGTTAG
- a CDS encoding LAGLIDADG family homing endonuclease yields the protein MTDVEKAYLAGIIDGEGTVTLTRRRKNQMPSPQISVSNTHLELLEYIQLLLTVDAYKPKRSHNHTIDNLGIGKRTQLVPAYIFLRKYAHFYVSKNNRPI from the coding sequence TTGACTGACGTCGAAAAGGCGTATCTCGCTGGGATTATTGATGGTGAAGGAACTGTAACGCTTACTAGGCGACGTAAGAATCAAATGCCAAGTCCACAAATTAGTGTGAGTAATACTCACCTTGAGCTTTTGGAGTATATTCAACTATTACTAACTGTGGACGCATACAAGCCAAAAAGAAGTCACAATCACACCATCGACAATCTTGGCATTGGCAAACGCACTCAGTTAGTGCCAGCTTATATATTCTTGAGGAAATACGCCCATTTTTATGTGTCAAAAAACAACAGGCCGATTTAA